One window of the Alligator mississippiensis isolate rAllMis1 chromosome 5, rAllMis1, whole genome shotgun sequence genome contains the following:
- the LOC102573831 gene encoding zinc finger protein 345 isoform X2 yields the protein MPGWVTARVKVMDVRADEMQPTGPRREPGDAWLDQPQALGADRPLEEAGQRETLGPWDQPPCVPEEEPPPRQESGAGILRRAEQKPPGEEPVTLELHRASPGSLEERGSPTHELGQLQRRQSKPAKQRESLGLREVFEEVAVYFTRKEWLLLEDEDKVLYRDQMLRNFQALVSLGHRGPTPDLICRIQRGPEDLWVCDVEDGGEMSRSEELLPGGAWLLRGPKEEAHVEGPANAESPWTSLGSLGEMDSPRPEKEQWPKNQGRPQKQMKNVALNQHRRIHLGRKTHHCTECRKNFTCWQDLCQHQCVQSGDQPHNGTQGEKSFRQPSNLARHWCMHAREKSHQCSECGKSFDLSSKLTKHQLIHTGKNPHWCLECGKNFTRSSSLAEHHRIHTGEKPYQCLECGKSFTRFFSLAEHQHIHTGEKPHQCLECGKSFTRSSDVGKHQLIHMREKPHQCLECGKSFSRSSSLAEHQHIHTGKKPHQCLECGKSFVRSSNLAEHQHIHTGKKPHQCLECGKSFARFSSLAEHQRTHTGEKPHQCLECGKSFTRSSDLVQHQVIHTGEKPHQCLECGKSFTRSSNLAGHQRIHTGEKPHQCLECGKSFTRSSDLGKHQLIHTGEKPHQCLECGKSFTQSSSLAKHQRIHTGEKPYQCLECGKSFTQSFSLAKHQRIHMGEKPHQCLECGKSFTRSSDLVQHKLMHTGEKPHQCLVCGKSFTRSSDLGKHQLIHTGQKPHQCSECGKSFTQSSSLAKHQRIHTGEKPYQCSECGKSFTQSFSLAKHQRVHTGKKPHQCLECGKSFTRSSDLVQHQLIHTGEATLLLKIFNCSN from the exons ATGCCGGGTTGG GTCACAGCGAGGGTGAAGGTCATGGACGTGCGCGCAGATGAGATGCAGCCCACGGGGCCACGGCGGGAGCCTGGTGATGCCTGGCTGGACCAGCCACAGGCCCTTGGTGCTGACAGGCCACTGGAGGAGGCAGGAcagagggaaaccctggggcCTTGGGACCAGCCCCCCTGTGTCCCTGAGGAGGAGCCCCCGCCTCGCCAGGAGTCAG GTGCTGGGATCCTGAGGAGAGCTGAGCAGAAGCCTCCTGGAGAAGAGCCTGTAaccctggagctgcacagggcttccccagggagcctggaggagagggGCTCCCCGACACATGAGCTGGGCCAACTGCAGAGGCGGCAGAGCAAACCTGCAAAGCAGAGGGAGAGCTTGGGG ctccgggaggtgtttgaggaggTGGCTGTGTATTTCACACGGAAGGAGTGGTTGCTGCTGGAAGATGAggacaaggtgctttaccgggaccagatgctgaggaatttCCAAGCCCTCGTCTCCCTGG GACATCGAGGTCCCACACCCGACTtaatctgccgcatccagcgaggCCCGGAGGACCTGTGGGTCTGTGATGTTGAGGATGGTGGGGAAATGTCCAGGtcagaggagctgctgccag gaggtgcctggctccTTAGAGGACCCAAGGAGGAGGCTCATGTGGAAGGGCCTGCAAATGCGGAGTCACCATGGACTTCCCtagggagtttgggtgagatggactcccCGAGACCTGAGAAGGAGCAGTGGCCCAAGAATCAGGGAAGACCCcagaagcagatgaagaatgtaGCACTGAACCAG CACCGACGCattcacctggggaggaagacgcaccactgcactgagtgcaggaagaacttcacatGCTGGCAAGACCTGTgccagcaccagtgtgtgcagaGTGGCGACCAGCCGCACAATGGCACCCAGGGTGagaagagcttcaggcagccctccaaCCTGGCCAGGCACTGGTGCATGCACGCAAGGGAGAAgtcacatcagtgctcagagtgtgggaagagtttcgaCTTGTCCTCCAAATTAACCAAACACCAGCTCATTCACACAGGCAAGAATCCACATtggtgcttggagtgtgggaagaacttcactcgctcctccagcctggctgagcaCCATCGTATCCATacaggagagaagccatatcagtgcttggagtgtgggaagagcttcactcgctTCTTCAGCCTGGCTgagcaccagcatatccacaccggggagaagccacatcagtgcttggagtgtgggaagagcttcacccgatcgTCTGACGTGGGgaagcaccagctcatccacatgagggagaagccacatcagtgcttggagtgtgggaagagcttctctcgctcctccagcctggctgagcaccagcatatccacacaggaaagaagccacatcagtgcttggagtgtgggaagagctttgttCGCTCCTCCAACCTGGCTgagcaccagcatatccacacaggaaagaagccacatcagtgcttggagtgtgggaagagctttgctcgcttctccagcctggctgagcaccagcgtacccacacaggagagaagccacatcagtgcctggagtgtgggaagagcttcacccgatcgTCCGACCTGGTACAGCACCAGgtcatccacacaggagagaagccacatcagtgcttggagtgtggtaAAAGCTTCACTCGCTCCTCCAACCTGGCTGgccaccagcgtatccacacaggagagaagccacaccagtgcttggagtgtgggaagagcttcacccgatcgTCCGACCTGGGgaagcaccagctcatccacacaggagagaagccacatcagtgcctggagtgtgggaagagcttcactcagtcctccagcctggctaAGCACCAACGTATCCACACTggagagaagccatatcagtgcttggagtgtgggaagagcttcactcagtcgTTTAGCCTGGCtaagcaccagcgtatccacatgGGAGAGAAGCCACaccagtgcttggagtgtgggaagagcttcacccgatcgTCCGACCTGGTGCAGCACAAGCTCatgcacacaggagagaagccacaccAGTGCTTGGTGTGTGGTAAAAGCTTCACCCGATCATCCGACCTGGGgaagcaccagctcatccacacgggacagaaaccacatcagtgctcggagtgtgggaagagcttcactcagtcctccagcctggctaagcaccagcgtatccacacgggagagaagccatatcagtgctcggagtgtgggaagagcttcactcagtcgTTCAGCCTGGCTAAGCACCAGCGTGTCCACACGGgaaagaagccacatcagtgcttggagtgtgggaagagcttcacccgatcgTCCGACCTGGTGcagcaccagcttatccacacggGTGAAGCGACTTTGTTACTTAAAATTTTTAATTGCTCAAATTAA
- the LOC102573831 gene encoding zinc finger protein 420 isoform X1 yields MLPPPVAPTSLLPRDGLVSSSERPGPPSTAQHSTARPEGPVPVPVPVPVPVPAPGGAGAGGRRRRRDTALCSPARRLRPQGASDILQRHGRDATGGGAGQLGLRCAPRSRRGGVTARVKVMDVRADEMQPTGPRREPGDAWLDQPQALGADRPLEEAGQRETLGPWDQPPCVPEEEPPPRQESGAGILRRAEQKPPGEEPVTLELHRASPGSLEERGSPTHELGQLQRRQSKPAKQRESLGLREVFEEVAVYFTRKEWLLLEDEDKVLYRDQMLRNFQALVSLGHRGPTPDLICRIQRGPEDLWVCDVEDGGEMSRSEELLPGGAWLLRGPKEEAHVEGPANAESPWTSLGSLGEMDSPRPEKEQWPKNQGRPQKQMKNVALNQHRRIHLGRKTHHCTECRKNFTCWQDLCQHQCVQSGDQPHNGTQGEKSFRQPSNLARHWCMHAREKSHQCSECGKSFDLSSKLTKHQLIHTGKNPHWCLECGKNFTRSSSLAEHHRIHTGEKPYQCLECGKSFTRFFSLAEHQHIHTGEKPHQCLECGKSFTRSSDVGKHQLIHMREKPHQCLECGKSFSRSSSLAEHQHIHTGKKPHQCLECGKSFVRSSNLAEHQHIHTGKKPHQCLECGKSFARFSSLAEHQRTHTGEKPHQCLECGKSFTRSSDLVQHQVIHTGEKPHQCLECGKSFTRSSNLAGHQRIHTGEKPHQCLECGKSFTRSSDLGKHQLIHTGEKPHQCLECGKSFTQSSSLAKHQRIHTGEKPYQCLECGKSFTQSFSLAKHQRIHMGEKPHQCLECGKSFTRSSDLVQHKLMHTGEKPHQCLVCGKSFTRSSDLGKHQLIHTGQKPHQCSECGKSFTQSSSLAKHQRIHTGEKPYQCSECGKSFTQSFSLAKHQRVHTGKKPHQCLECGKSFTRSSDLVQHQLIHTGEATLLLKIFNCSN; encoded by the exons atgctGCCTCCCCCCGTCGCTCCCACGTCCCTGCTCCCCCGCGATGGACTGGTCTCGTCCTCGGAGCGCCCGGgaccccccagcacagcacagcacagcacagcccgcCCCGAGgggcctgtccctgtccctgtccctgtccctgtgcctgtccctgcccccggGGGCGCTGGAGCCGGCGGGAGGCGCCGCAGGCGGGACACCGCCCTCTGCTCACCCGCCCGCCGGCTCCGCCCCCAGGGCGCCTCTGACATCTTGCAACGTCACGGGCGTGACGCGacagggggcggggccgggcagtTGGGGTTGCGCTGCGCTCCCAGGAGCCGCCGCGGCGGG GTCACAGCGAGGGTGAAGGTCATGGACGTGCGCGCAGATGAGATGCAGCCCACGGGGCCACGGCGGGAGCCTGGTGATGCCTGGCTGGACCAGCCACAGGCCCTTGGTGCTGACAGGCCACTGGAGGAGGCAGGAcagagggaaaccctggggcCTTGGGACCAGCCCCCCTGTGTCCCTGAGGAGGAGCCCCCGCCTCGCCAGGAGTCAG GTGCTGGGATCCTGAGGAGAGCTGAGCAGAAGCCTCCTGGAGAAGAGCCTGTAaccctggagctgcacagggcttccccagggagcctggaggagagggGCTCCCCGACACATGAGCTGGGCCAACTGCAGAGGCGGCAGAGCAAACCTGCAAAGCAGAGGGAGAGCTTGGGG ctccgggaggtgtttgaggaggTGGCTGTGTATTTCACACGGAAGGAGTGGTTGCTGCTGGAAGATGAggacaaggtgctttaccgggaccagatgctgaggaatttCCAAGCCCTCGTCTCCCTGG GACATCGAGGTCCCACACCCGACTtaatctgccgcatccagcgaggCCCGGAGGACCTGTGGGTCTGTGATGTTGAGGATGGTGGGGAAATGTCCAGGtcagaggagctgctgccag gaggtgcctggctccTTAGAGGACCCAAGGAGGAGGCTCATGTGGAAGGGCCTGCAAATGCGGAGTCACCATGGACTTCCCtagggagtttgggtgagatggactcccCGAGACCTGAGAAGGAGCAGTGGCCCAAGAATCAGGGAAGACCCcagaagcagatgaagaatgtaGCACTGAACCAG CACCGACGCattcacctggggaggaagacgcaccactgcactgagtgcaggaagaacttcacatGCTGGCAAGACCTGTgccagcaccagtgtgtgcagaGTGGCGACCAGCCGCACAATGGCACCCAGGGTGagaagagcttcaggcagccctccaaCCTGGCCAGGCACTGGTGCATGCACGCAAGGGAGAAgtcacatcagtgctcagagtgtgggaagagtttcgaCTTGTCCTCCAAATTAACCAAACACCAGCTCATTCACACAGGCAAGAATCCACATtggtgcttggagtgtgggaagaacttcactcgctcctccagcctggctgagcaCCATCGTATCCATacaggagagaagccatatcagtgcttggagtgtgggaagagcttcactcgctTCTTCAGCCTGGCTgagcaccagcatatccacaccggggagaagccacatcagtgcttggagtgtgggaagagcttcacccgatcgTCTGACGTGGGgaagcaccagctcatccacatgagggagaagccacatcagtgcttggagtgtgggaagagcttctctcgctcctccagcctggctgagcaccagcatatccacacaggaaagaagccacatcagtgcttggagtgtgggaagagctttgttCGCTCCTCCAACCTGGCTgagcaccagcatatccacacaggaaagaagccacatcagtgcttggagtgtgggaagagctttgctcgcttctccagcctggctgagcaccagcgtacccacacaggagagaagccacatcagtgcctggagtgtgggaagagcttcacccgatcgTCCGACCTGGTACAGCACCAGgtcatccacacaggagagaagccacatcagtgcttggagtgtggtaAAAGCTTCACTCGCTCCTCCAACCTGGCTGgccaccagcgtatccacacaggagagaagccacaccagtgcttggagtgtgggaagagcttcacccgatcgTCCGACCTGGGgaagcaccagctcatccacacaggagagaagccacatcagtgcctggagtgtgggaagagcttcactcagtcctccagcctggctaAGCACCAACGTATCCACACTggagagaagccatatcagtgcttggagtgtgggaagagcttcactcagtcgTTTAGCCTGGCtaagcaccagcgtatccacatgGGAGAGAAGCCACaccagtgcttggagtgtgggaagagcttcacccgatcgTCCGACCTGGTGCAGCACAAGCTCatgcacacaggagagaagccacaccAGTGCTTGGTGTGTGGTAAAAGCTTCACCCGATCATCCGACCTGGGgaagcaccagctcatccacacgggacagaaaccacatcagtgctcggagtgtgggaagagcttcactcagtcctccagcctggctaagcaccagcgtatccacacgggagagaagccatatcagtgctcggagtgtgggaagagcttcactcagtcgTTCAGCCTGGCTAAGCACCAGCGTGTCCACACGGgaaagaagccacatcagtgcttggagtgtgggaagagcttcacccgatcgTCCGACCTGGTGcagcaccagcttatccacacggGTGAAGCGACTTTGTTACTTAAAATTTTTAATTGCTCAAATTAA
- the LOC102573831 gene encoding zinc finger protein 345 isoform X3 codes for MDVRADEMQPTGPRREPGDAWLDQPQALGADRPLEEAGQRETLGPWDQPPCVPEEEPPPRQESGAGILRRAEQKPPGEEPVTLELHRASPGSLEERGSPTHELGQLQRRQSKPAKQRESLGLREVFEEVAVYFTRKEWLLLEDEDKVLYRDQMLRNFQALVSLGHRGPTPDLICRIQRGPEDLWVCDVEDGGEMSRSEELLPGGAWLLRGPKEEAHVEGPANAESPWTSLGSLGEMDSPRPEKEQWPKNQGRPQKQMKNVALNQHRRIHLGRKTHHCTECRKNFTCWQDLCQHQCVQSGDQPHNGTQGEKSFRQPSNLARHWCMHAREKSHQCSECGKSFDLSSKLTKHQLIHTGKNPHWCLECGKNFTRSSSLAEHHRIHTGEKPYQCLECGKSFTRFFSLAEHQHIHTGEKPHQCLECGKSFTRSSDVGKHQLIHMREKPHQCLECGKSFSRSSSLAEHQHIHTGKKPHQCLECGKSFVRSSNLAEHQHIHTGKKPHQCLECGKSFARFSSLAEHQRTHTGEKPHQCLECGKSFTRSSDLVQHQVIHTGEKPHQCLECGKSFTRSSNLAGHQRIHTGEKPHQCLECGKSFTRSSDLGKHQLIHTGEKPHQCLECGKSFTQSSSLAKHQRIHTGEKPYQCLECGKSFTQSFSLAKHQRIHMGEKPHQCLECGKSFTRSSDLVQHKLMHTGEKPHQCLVCGKSFTRSSDLGKHQLIHTGQKPHQCSECGKSFTQSSSLAKHQRIHTGEKPYQCSECGKSFTQSFSLAKHQRVHTGKKPHQCLECGKSFTRSSDLVQHQLIHTGEATLLLKIFNCSN; via the exons ATGGACGTGCGCGCAGATGAGATGCAGCCCACGGGGCCACGGCGGGAGCCTGGTGATGCCTGGCTGGACCAGCCACAGGCCCTTGGTGCTGACAGGCCACTGGAGGAGGCAGGAcagagggaaaccctggggcCTTGGGACCAGCCCCCCTGTGTCCCTGAGGAGGAGCCCCCGCCTCGCCAGGAGTCAG GTGCTGGGATCCTGAGGAGAGCTGAGCAGAAGCCTCCTGGAGAAGAGCCTGTAaccctggagctgcacagggcttccccagggagcctggaggagagggGCTCCCCGACACATGAGCTGGGCCAACTGCAGAGGCGGCAGAGCAAACCTGCAAAGCAGAGGGAGAGCTTGGGG ctccgggaggtgtttgaggaggTGGCTGTGTATTTCACACGGAAGGAGTGGTTGCTGCTGGAAGATGAggacaaggtgctttaccgggaccagatgctgaggaatttCCAAGCCCTCGTCTCCCTGG GACATCGAGGTCCCACACCCGACTtaatctgccgcatccagcgaggCCCGGAGGACCTGTGGGTCTGTGATGTTGAGGATGGTGGGGAAATGTCCAGGtcagaggagctgctgccag gaggtgcctggctccTTAGAGGACCCAAGGAGGAGGCTCATGTGGAAGGGCCTGCAAATGCGGAGTCACCATGGACTTCCCtagggagtttgggtgagatggactcccCGAGACCTGAGAAGGAGCAGTGGCCCAAGAATCAGGGAAGACCCcagaagcagatgaagaatgtaGCACTGAACCAG CACCGACGCattcacctggggaggaagacgcaccactgcactgagtgcaggaagaacttcacatGCTGGCAAGACCTGTgccagcaccagtgtgtgcagaGTGGCGACCAGCCGCACAATGGCACCCAGGGTGagaagagcttcaggcagccctccaaCCTGGCCAGGCACTGGTGCATGCACGCAAGGGAGAAgtcacatcagtgctcagagtgtgggaagagtttcgaCTTGTCCTCCAAATTAACCAAACACCAGCTCATTCACACAGGCAAGAATCCACATtggtgcttggagtgtgggaagaacttcactcgctcctccagcctggctgagcaCCATCGTATCCATacaggagagaagccatatcagtgcttggagtgtgggaagagcttcactcgctTCTTCAGCCTGGCTgagcaccagcatatccacaccggggagaagccacatcagtgcttggagtgtgggaagagcttcacccgatcgTCTGACGTGGGgaagcaccagctcatccacatgagggagaagccacatcagtgcttggagtgtgggaagagcttctctcgctcctccagcctggctgagcaccagcatatccacacaggaaagaagccacatcagtgcttggagtgtgggaagagctttgttCGCTCCTCCAACCTGGCTgagcaccagcatatccacacaggaaagaagccacatcagtgcttggagtgtgggaagagctttgctcgcttctccagcctggctgagcaccagcgtacccacacaggagagaagccacatcagtgcctggagtgtgggaagagcttcacccgatcgTCCGACCTGGTACAGCACCAGgtcatccacacaggagagaagccacatcagtgcttggagtgtggtaAAAGCTTCACTCGCTCCTCCAACCTGGCTGgccaccagcgtatccacacaggagagaagccacaccagtgcttggagtgtgggaagagcttcacccgatcgTCCGACCTGGGgaagcaccagctcatccacacaggagagaagccacatcagtgcctggagtgtgggaagagcttcactcagtcctccagcctggctaAGCACCAACGTATCCACACTggagagaagccatatcagtgcttggagtgtgggaagagcttcactcagtcgTTTAGCCTGGCtaagcaccagcgtatccacatgGGAGAGAAGCCACaccagtgcttggagtgtgggaagagcttcacccgatcgTCCGACCTGGTGCAGCACAAGCTCatgcacacaggagagaagccacaccAGTGCTTGGTGTGTGGTAAAAGCTTCACCCGATCATCCGACCTGGGgaagcaccagctcatccacacgggacagaaaccacatcagtgctcggagtgtgggaagagcttcactcagtcctccagcctggctaagcaccagcgtatccacacgggagagaagccatatcagtgctcggagtgtgggaagagcttcactcagtcgTTCAGCCTGGCTAAGCACCAGCGTGTCCACACGGgaaagaagccacatcagtgcttggagtgtgggaagagcttcacccgatcgTCCGACCTGGTGcagcaccagcttatccacacggGTGAAGCGACTTTGTTACTTAAAATTTTTAATTGCTCAAATTAA
- the LOC132243330 gene encoding zinc finger and SCAN domain-containing protein 26-like encodes MTSPPQRCQRFQGLFYLKSKGPREVCRRLQELCRGWLEPQRRSKEQVLELVVLEQFLAILPPGMQSWEWGRSVETCAEAVALAEGIQLGQGEGDHLLVKAFVSP; translated from the coding sequence atgacctccccaccccagagatgCCAGCGCTTCCAGGGTCTCTTCTACCTAAAATCCAAGGGGCCGCGGGAGGTGTGCCGGCGCCTGCAGGAGCTGTgccggggctggctggagccccagcgccgcagcaaggagcaggtgctggagctggtggtgctggagcagttcctggccatcctgcccccggGGATGCAGAGTTGGGAGTGGGGGCGCAGCGTGGAGACCTGCGCTGAGGCtgtggccctggccgaggggaTTCAGCTGGGCCAGGGGGAAGGTGACCATCTCCTGGTGAAAGCATTTGTTTCACCCTAG
- the LOC109286048 gene encoding zinc finger protein 420, translated as MTAVKPPLPAPLETRSRLRPAPPRTSWDVTGVTRRGRGRAPGVALSSQKPPRRRRRWRWRLPGRRRRCAGSARPPAGSRRGAAVAVADVRAEEMPPPGARREQPQARGADRPLEEAGRRETRGPGDAEEEPPPPPRQDSGAGTLSRAEQQPPEEGPVNLELQRTSRGCREERGSLTPEPGQVQRRQSKPPKQGESLELQEVFQDVAVYFTRKEWELLDDEDKVLYRDQMLRNFQALVSLGHQGPTPDLICRIQRGLVELWVCDDEDGGEMSRSEELLPGSAWLLREAKEETPVEGPADPESPWTFPESLGEMDSLRPEEEHWPKSQGRPQKQMKNVAVNQYRRIHLGRKTHRCTECRKNFICWQDLSQHQCGQHRGTKCGKRFKLSNLVRHQCMHRREKPHECSECGKSFTQACDLARHHLIHTGEKPHQCSECGKSFTRSSNLARHYRIHTGEKPHQCSVCGKSFTRSSNLAQHQRIHTGDKAHQCSECGKSFTQSSNLARHQLLHTEKKPHQCSECGKSFTLSSSLAQHQLIHMGEKPHQCSECSKSFTLSSSLTKHQHIHTGEKPYQCLQCGKRFAHSFSLVQHQRIHTGEKPYQCLECGKCFTQSSQLAQHQPVHMEEKPHQCSECGKSFTLFSSLAKHQRIHTGEKPYQCLECGKRFTQSSTLVQHQRMHTGEKPHQCLECGKSFSRSSRLAQHQLIHTGEKPHHCVECGKSFARSSYLAQHQLIHKGEKPHQCSECGKSFTVSSSLAKHQLVHTGEKPHQCSECGKSFTLSSSLAKHQLVHTGEKPHQCSECGKSFIYSSSVAKHQRIHTGEKPHRCLKCGKSFIQSSHLSEHQLVHTGEKPHQCSECGKCFARSSDLARHHRIHTGEKPHRCSECGKSFTFSFQVARHQLIHTEKKPH; from the exons ATGACCGCGGTGAAACCTCCTCTTCCCGCCCCGCTTGAAACCCGCTCacggctccgccccgccccgccccgcacgtCATGGGACGTCACAGGCGTGACgcgcagggggcggggccgggcacCTGGTGTTGCGCTCAGCTCCCAGAAgcccccgcggaggaggaggaggtggaggtggaggctgCCGGGCCGGCGGAGACGGTGCGCGGGgtctgcccgcccgcccgcggg gtcgcggcgcggcgcggcggtgGCGGTGGCGGACGTGCGCGCAGAGGAGATGCCGCCGCCGGGGGCGCggcgggagcagccccaggcGCGCGGTGCGGACAGGCCGCTGGAGGAGGCCGGGCGGAGGGAGACGCGGGGGCCTGGGGACGCCGAGGAggagcccccgcccccgccccgccaggACTCAG gtgCTGGGActctgagcagagctgagcagcagcctcctgaggaGGGACCTGtaaacctggagctgcagaggacttccCGAGGATGTCGGGAGGAGAGAggctccctgacacctgagcCAGGCCAAGTGCAGAGGCGGCAGAGCAAACCTCCGAAGCAGGGGGAGAGCTTGGAG ctccaggaggtgtttcaggacgtggctgtgtacttcacacggaaggagtgggagctgctggacgatgaggacaaggtgctttaccgggaccagatgctgaggaatttCCAAGCCCTCGTCTCCCTGG GACATCAAGGTCCCACACCCGACTtaatctgccgcatccagcgaggACTGGTGGAGCTgtgggtctgtgatgatgaggatGGTGGGGAAATGTCCAGGtcagaggagctgctgccag GAAGTGCCTGGCTCCTCAGAGAAGCTAAGGAGGAAACTCCTGTGGAAGGGCCTGCGGATCCGGAGTCACCATGGACTTTCCCTGAGagtttgggtgagatggactccctgagacCTGAGGAGGAGCACTGGCCCAAGAGTCAGGGGAGACCCCAGAAGCAGATGAAAAATGTAGCCGTGAACCAG TACCGACGCATCCACCTGGGCAGGAAGACACACCGCTGCActgagtgcaggaagaacttcatctgctggcaagacctgtcccagcaccagtgtgggcagcaCCGCGGTACCAAGTGTGGGAAAAGGTTCAAGCTCTCCAACCTGGTCAGGCACCAGTGCATGCACAGAAGGGAGAAGCCACAtgagtgctcagagtgtgggaagagcttcactcaggcCTGTGACCTGGCCCGACACCACctcatccacacaggagagaagccacatcagtgctcagagtgtgggaagagcttcacccgatcctCTAACCTGGCTCGGCACTatcgtatccacacaggggagaagccacatcagtgctccgtgtgtgggaagagcttcacccgttCTTctaacctggcccagcaccagcgcatccacaccggGGACAAggcacatcagtgctcagagtgcgggaagagcttcacccagtcctccaacctggcccggcaccagcttcTCCACACAGAgaagaaaccacatcagtgctcggagtgtggaaagagcttcactctgtcctccagcctggcccagcaccagctcattcatatgggagagaagccacatcagtgctcagagtgtagTAAGAGCTTCACACTCTCCTCCAGTCTGACTAAGCACCAacatatccacacaggggaaaagcccTATCAGTGCTTACAGTGTGGTAAGAGGTTCGCTCACTCCTTCAGCCTGgttcagcaccagcgtatccacacaggagaAAAGCCgtatcagtgcttggagtgtgggaaatgcttcacccaatcctcccagctggcccagcaccagcctgtgcacatggaggagaagccacatcagtgctcggagtgtgggaagagcttcactctcTTCTCCAGCCTGGCTAAGCACcaacgtatccacacaggggagaagccttatcagtgcttggagtgtggtaAAAGGTTCACTCAGTCCTCCaccctggttcagcaccagcgtatgcacacaggagagaagccacatcagtgcttggagtgtggtaAGAGCTTCTCTCGCTCCTCCAggctggcccagcaccagcttatccatacgggggagaagccacatcactgtgtggagtgtgggaagagcttcgctcGCTCCTcctacctggcccagcaccagcttatccataaaggggagaagccacatcagtgctcagagtgtgggaagagcttcactgtctcctccagcctggctaaGCACCAGCTcgtccacacaggagagaagccacatcagtgctcggagtgtgggaagagcttcactctgTCCTCCAGCCTGGCTAAGCACCAGCTcgtccacacaggagagaagccgcatcagtgctcggagtgtgggaagagcttcatttaCTCCTCCAGCGTGGCtaagcaccagcgtatccacacaggagagaagccacatcgaTGCTtgaagtgtgggaagagcttcatccagTCCTCCCACCTGTCTGAGCACCAGCtcgtccacacaggggagaagccacatcagtgctcagagtgtgggaagtgTTTCGCTCGCTCCTCTGACCTGGCCCGGCACCatcgtatccacacaggggagaagccacatcgatGCTcggaatgtgggaagagcttcaccttcTCCTTCCAGGtggcccggcaccagcttatccacacagaGAAGAAACCACATTGA